Part of the Pseudodesulfovibrio mercurii genome is shown below.
CCCGTGTCCTGCCTGGCCGTGGGCGCGGCCGCCTGGTTTCACGGGCGCACCGGGGACGGACTGGCCCTGGCCGCGGCCCTGGCCATCGTCTGCGGCATGTGGCTGCTGCTTTTCGCCTCGTCGCACTGGCTGGGCCAGGCAGAGGCCGAACGCGACGAGATGGGCGAACAGCTCATCCAGTCCCAGCGGGTCCTGGCCCTGGGCGAACTGTCCACGGGCATCGCCCACGAGATCAACAACCCCCTGAACATCATCCTTCAGGAGGCCGAGCTCATGCGCTACGACCTGGCCCTGGCCCCCACGGCCGAGACCATGGAGGAGGTCCGGTCCAGCCTGGACGTCATCTACGCCCAGGTCTCGCGCTGCTCGGACATCACCCACAAGCTCCTGGACCTGGCCCGCAACCGCAAGCCCGTGTCCCAACCCGCGGACATCAACCGGCTGGTGGAGGACATGCTCGAGCTGGTGGAGCGCGAGGCCGGCCCCCGGGAAATCCATCTCCACCGGCGGCTCAGCCAGGATCTGCCCACCGTCATCTCGGACCCGCCGCTGCTGCGCCAGGTCATCCTCAACCTGCTGATCAACGCGATCCAGGCCGTGGACAAGGACGGCGACATCTTCATCACCACCCATCGCGAGGGGAACATGGCCTACACCGAAATCCGGGACACCGGGCCGGGCATCTCCGAGGAGAACCGCAAGCGCATCTTCAACCCGTTTTTCACCACCAAGGCCCCCGGCCAGGGCACCGGGCTCGGCCTGTCGGTCAGTCTGCGAATCATCAACGAACTGGGCGGGGACATTCAGGTGGCCTCCGCTCCGGGCAAGGGCGCCACGTTCACCGTGCGCATTCCCATCAAACGATAAGAGGTGTATCATGACCAATAAGGCGAGAATCCTCGTTGTGGACGACGAGGACCGGTTCCGGCAGTCCCTGTGCCGTCTGCTGCGCGCGGAGGGCTATACCGTGGACGCGGCCGAAAACGGGCTCGACGCCCTGAACAAACTGGCCACGAACGAGTTCGACGTGGTCCTGCTGGACATGAAGATGCCCGGCATGTCGGGCTCGGAGACCTTCAACGAAATACAGCTCCAGGGTTTCGACGTGGAGACCGTCTGCCTGACCGGACACACCTCCATCAGCGACGCCATGAAGCTGCTGCACAACGGGGTCTTCGACTACCTGCTCAAGCCCGCGTCCATGCCGGAGATTATCGAGACCGTGCAGCGGGCCCTGGAGCGCAAGCTGCTGCGCCACGGGGAGATCGGCGTGTCGGAACTGATAGACGGGTCCGGAGGGCGCTAGGCCGCCGGACCCGGCGCAAGGCCCGGGAGGGTTTCATGGACGATTTCGCATACGAGAACCTCGGCATCTGCTACTGGAACGGATCGCTCGGCCCGTTCAACGTGGGCGTGGTGGGCACCGGCTCCATGCTCCGGGTCCTGCTCGACATCATCTACAACGAGGCCTTCCGCGAATTTCTGCCCGAGATGTGCCTGGCGGCCATCAGCGACACCGGCCCCGGCGAAACCCTGCCCGAGGACTGCGAGACCTGTCCCATCTATCCGACCTACCGGGAGATGCTCGACGCCCACCCCGAGATCAACCTGGTGGTGGAGATCACCGGCGACCGGGGCGTGGCGGCCCGGCTGCGGCACGAGCTGCCCGCTTCCGTCTCGCTCATCGACCACCGGGAACTGGTCTTCCTGTGCGGGCTGCACGACATGGCCGTGGTCAAGGGCCACTACATGACCAGCCTGGACCACCAGCGCACCCTGATCCAGTCCATCATCGACGAGATCCGCGAGGACATCTTTCTCCTGGACAAGAGCGGCGACATCCAGGACCTGAACCGCACGGTCTGGCAGCGGGCGGGCGTACCGCGCAAGGAGCTGCTCGGCAAGCCGTGCTGGGAGGCCGCCCGGCTGCGCGACGGCTCCCCCTTCTGCAACCAACTGGACCCGGTCTGCCCCTTCCACAAGACGTTGCTCAGCGGCCGCAAGGAAGAGGCCATGGTCACCCGGGTCAACGGCAGCGGCCTGCTCCAGTATTACCGGCTCTATGCCTACCCGATCTTCGACATGCGCGGGCAAATGTCCCACATCATGGTCATGCACCGCGACATCACCGAGCGGACCCAGCGCGAGAAGTACCAGCAACAGCAGGACAAGTTCGCCATCATCGGCGAGATATCCACCTACCTGGCCCACGAGATCCGTAACCCGCTGTACGCGGTGGGCGGGTTCGCCAACGCCCTGCTGCGCTCGCCCAAGCTGGACGAACAGGAGCGCGAAAAGGTCCAGATCATCGTGGAGGAGACCCTCCGTCTGGACAAGCTTTTGACCAACATGCTCAATTTCGTGCGCCCCGCGCCCGGTCCCGGCGCGGCCGTGGACCTGGTGGCAGTGTGCCGCGACGTGGCCGAGCTCATGGACGTGGGTTACGGACGCCAGGGCTACAACATCTTGGTCCGGCCCGAGGCGAACCTGCCCGCGGTCCAGGGGGACGCCGACGCCCTCAAGCAGTGCCTGGTGAACATCATCAAGAACTCCATCGAGGCCATGCCCGGCGGCGGCCAGATCGTCGTGGACCTGACCATGGGCAAGAGCGACGTGGTCGTGCGCATCATCGACACGGGCACGGGCATGAGCGAGACCGAGCTGGACCGCGCCTTCAACCCCTTCTACTCCACCAAGGCCGACGGCAACGGCCTGGGACTGCCCCTGATCAAGAAGATCATCGAGGAGTCCGGGGGCAGCGTGACCCTGGCCAGCCGCCCCGGCAAGGGCACCACCGTGACCCTGCACCTGCAACCGGCCATGGACGTGGACCACCCGCCCGTGAAGGCCGATAACGATACCTAGACCCCTCCCCCACCCCAAGCAGCGAACCCCCGCGCCACACGGCACGGGGGTTCCGGCGTTTCAGGGCCCGGCGCGGCGGCGGTTCGAGGTCTCCGCAGCCGGGAATTGGGAGCATGGTCGATGCGTGCCGCCGGGCGCTCCGGGAGCGCCGGACCCTTCGCTCGGCCCGGGCGCACGCCGAGCCTGCCCCGACACGACACCGGACATGCCGTCAGCGGCCGTCCGGCACGATGCGAACCGGCGGGCCGGGACCTTCCACGCCAGGCCCGCTGGAAAAGCTAAGGCCCCGCGCACAGGAAGTGCACGGGGCCAGCCCTGCGGGGCTTGCGGATGCCCCTGACGGGAAGAGGAGTGCCCGGACTTACTCCGGGGACTTGGGAGAAGGTGTGGTGTGTTGGGGGGAGGGGAAAGCGGGGCCCATGTGCTCCGGACCGCCCTGGGCCAACTCGCGCCGGACCTCGTCGAGGTCGATGATGCGCGGAGCCACCAGAGTGAAACCCGAGGCGTCGCACCAGTCGTGGCTGGTGGCGAACTCGTTGCCGTAGCGGATTTCGTCCAGAATGTAGTAGCCCTCTTCGCCCATGATGCGGTCCCACTGGTGAACCATGAACTCGAACTTGGAGGGGTCGTACTCGGAGACATTGCTCCACTTCCAGGAAAACTTGCAAATTTCGTTGTCGAAGCCGAGCACGCAGAGATACTTTGCCCGGCTGTCCAGGAACATGCGTCGGCGAATCTGTAGGGGGTGGGCGATGATGTTGCCGTAATCGAACTCCACCGGCTTGCCATCCACCGTTACCTGGATATTGCACATGTCGTCGATGCGCATGCCCCAGGTGGCGGTGTTGCCCTTGCGCCACCATTCCAAGGCCTTCATGGAATAGACGTCGGGGCCGTACTTCTCGATGGTGCGGGCCGTCTTCTCGGAAACCGGATGCAGGGCAAGGTCACAAGAATGACCGTGTGCGCTAAAAATTATTTCCATTATCCATACTCCTTTTGGCTGGTCGCGTTTTCTGTTTCTCCACTTTGCATAGGGCATGCCGGAGGGGGCCAAATCAAAATATTTTTTTCACTTGATTGATATTATTAGATAATTATACTTGCGTGATCTGTCGCAAATATCGTGTTGCCAGATATCCTTTTTGCTGGCGCGATATTGCCAAACCATTGCCATGGGCCTTGCGCATCCGAAACGGCGTATTCACGTCCGAAGCGCGGAAGGAAAGGGATGCCTGGGGGTGAGAGGGGGAACAGGCGGGAAAGGAGCCGTAAGGCTCAGAGGGGCGAAAGAAAAACCACAGGGAGTGGAAACGTGCAGACCGGGGGGGTGAGGGAAGGGAATAGGGAAGTAAATGGGAATGTGCAGGCCGAAAAGAAATGGACGGAGACAAGAACGGCAAGGGCAAAATGCCGACAAATGGGCGCGGGGCGGAACCATGGATGGGAATCGACGGAAGCGCCCACCGCTGCGTGGGAGCGCTTGAAAGGCTGGGCGGGCGCTGGTAGCCTGTCCCCATGGACAGCGAAATACTCAAGCAGTACGCCGTGAGCGCGGGCGCCACCGTGGCCCGCATCGCGGACCTGGCGAGGCTGCGGGGGATCGAGACCATGCCCCCGGACCTCCTGGACGGATTCCGCTACGCGGTGTCCCTGGCCGTGGCCCTGAGCGATCCGATCATCGAGACCATCACGGACCGGCCCACGCCCATCTACGCCGCGCACTATCAGCGGGTGAACGCGCTCCTGGACGAGGCGGCCCTGCGGGTTTCCCGCTATGTCGAGGAGCTCGGCGGCCGGGCCATGCCCCTGCCCGCCAGCCAGGTGCTGGACGTGCGCAACAACATGTCCTTCCTGTCGCACAAGGCCGTGGCCGTGGCCGCGGGCATCGGCTGGCAGGGCAAGAGCCTGCTCACGGTCAGCCCGCAATACGGCCCGCGCATCCGCCTGGTCTCCATACTGGTGGACGCGGACCTGACCCCGGACGAACCGCTCAAGAACCGCTGCGGGAGCTGCACCCGGTGCACGGACGCCTGCCCGGCCGGGGCCATCCGGAACGTGAACACGGAGTCCCACTACGCGTCACGGGAGGAGGCCCTGCACTTCGAGCGCTGCGTGCACCACGTGCGCGAGGTCTGCGCCAAGATGGAGAACATCGGCACGTCCATCTGCGGCGTGTGCATCAAGGTCTGCCCCTGGGGCGCGAAGAAACGGGCTCCGGCGGCCTGACGAACCGCCCGAACGAAAGACGCTCCGGATCAGTGGGCATCGCCCAGCAGGGCGACGCAGAGCTGGTCCACGCAGGAGGTGTTCTTCCTGCCGCAGGTGATGCCCTTGAGCTTGTCGATCACTTCCTCGACGGGCATGCCCTCCAGCAGGGCGGCAATGGCCTTGAGGTTGCCGTCGCACCCGCCGGTGAATTGCAGGCGGGTCAGGCAGCCGTCCTCGACCTTGTAGCGGATCAGCTTGGAACAGACGTTTTCGGGTTTGAAGACTTCACGGTCGTCAGCCTGGGCGGCGGCCATGCCGAAAGAAGAGAGCGGGGTGAGTTCGGAGAGATTGGCTTTCATGACGGAAGATGCATGGGGTTGAGGTTGCGTTGACGGTTTTCGAGGCCGATTCCCGGTCCGGCGGATCTGCTGGCCAACCGTTTGCCGCCCTGCGGCGGTTGACGGTCCGGGACGAGGCCACCGGGACCCGGCGCGCCCGGCGTGCCGACGGAGGAGGCAACATACCCCCCGGAGGCATCCTGCGCAAGGACAAATCGCTCCCTTTTCCCACTCCCCGCCCCTTTGTATGCCACATAATTGTCAACCACAGTATCAATCCGATAACGCCCCCCTTTCTTCTTGAGCGAAGGCGCGAAAAGTCGCCATATCAACGGGTTGAAACTTGGCCGCAGCCATTTGCCCCACCGCATGTTCTCAAAATGATACAAACGATGCCCCGCCAAAGGGTAACCCGACACGTCCCTTTCGGACCGTGGACGGACGGATCCGGGACCGGCTCCCGGCCCGGCCGAGGTCTGGTCGAACCGGGGCGAAAACGGCCGGAAGCAAGGCGGGTCAAGGGTTGCCGATTTTTGCAATAACGGCAAAACAGAATGATGCATGCCATAATTGAATGATCGTTTTTTACATTTTGAAGAACTTAGACATCTAACTCCGTCGCGCTGGTACGCATATTGCTCATGTTGTGCATATCAACAACGCACGTCTGCCATCCGAGCAGCGCCACACAAGGAGGACATATGCGCAGAAGGGAGTTCCTGAAATATTCGGCCATGGGCGCCATGGGCACCATGCTCGGCACGGTTCCGGGCCTGTCATGGGCCGCCGACAAAGCCGTGCACTGGCTGACCTGGGAAAACCTGGCCTACGACAAGTACGTGGCCGACTTCACCAAATCCACCGGCATTTCCATTGAAAAGGGGTTCATCGGCTCCGATGACGAGCAGTTTGCCAAGATTCGCGCGGGCGGCGGGGCCGACTGGGACCTGATCACCCCCGGACTGGACAAGGTCGAGCTCTACGTGGCCGCCGACCTGCTCCAGCCCCTGGACCTCTCCAAGATCCCCAACGCCGCCAAGCGGTACGCCCCGTTCATGAACACCCCGCTGGGCAAGAAGGACGGCCAGGTCTACGGCCTGCCCTTCTACTGGGGCATCAACCCCATCGTCTACCGCGCCGACCTCATGGACAAGGAGCCCGACTGGTCCACCCTGTTCGAGGGTGAGAAGTACAAGGGCCGCCTGGCCATGCGCGACTACGCCCTGGAGGCCATCGCCATCGCCGCCATGTACGTGGGCATCCCCCGCGAGCGCATCTTCAAGATGGACGACAAGGAGCTGGCCGAGTGCAAGAAGGCCTGCATCGCCCAGAAGAAGCTGCTGCGCACCTACTGGAACTCCATCGCCGACCTGACCAACCTGTTCGCCACCGGCGAGGTGGTCTGCGCCTTCTCCTGGGTCCCGCCCTACTACGACCTGCGCGCCAAGGGCATCAACATGGGCATGGCCAAGCCCAAGGAAGGGGTCATCGGCTGGTGCGACACCTGCGCCATCCCCAAGGACGCCTCCCCCGAGGGAGCCGCCGCGGCCCACGAACTGATCAACTACGTCATCGGACCCGACTACGGCTACAAGCTCGCCCTGGACGGCCCCTACGCCATCTCCACCTCCACGGCCCGCGACAGGCTGACCCCCGAGGAGCAGGAGCGCATCTTCATCAAGGACATCGGCGTCATGGACAGCTTCGTCTGGAAGGAGAACCCGGCCGACTACGGCAAGTGGGTGCGCATCTGGAACGAAGTCAAGGCCAGCTAGTACATGAACCGCCATTGCACAACGACCCCGGCCTCCAGCGTCCTGCTGGAGGCCCGGGGCCTGACCAAGAACTACGGGTCGTTCCGCGCCGTGCACGGCGTGGACTTCGACATCCCGGACAATTGTTTCGTGACCATCCTGGGCCCGTCCGGCTGCGGCAAGACCACCATCCTGCGCATGATCGGCGGGTTCGAGTCCGTGACCGACGGCTCCCTGGTGCTCCAGGGCCAGCCCCTCATGGGCGTCATGCCCTACGAGCGCCCGATCAACACGGTTTTCCAAAACTACGCCCTGTTCCCGCACCTCAAGGTGGCCGACAACGTGGCCTTCGGCCTGAACCTGCGCAAGCTCCCCAGGGACGAGGTCAGGCGCCGCGTGGACAAGGCCCTGGAGACCGTCAAGATGGAGTCCCTGGCTGGGCGCTATCCGTCCCAGCTCTCGGGCGGCCAGCAGCAGCGCGTGGCCCTGGCCCGCGCCTTCGTCAACGAGCCCAAGCTGCTCCTGCTCGACGAGCCCCTGGGCGCCCTGGACCTCAAAATGCGCCGCCACATGCAGGTGGAGCTCAAGGACCTCCAGCAGCGCCTGGCCATGAGCTTCCTCTACGTCACCCACGACCAGGAGGAGGCCTTCGCCCTCAGTGACGTGATCATCGTCATGAACGGCGGGCGCATCGAGCAGGCGGCCTGCCCCGAGGAGATCTACCACGCCCCGGTCAACGCCTACGTGGCGGACTTCATCGGCGGCGCGAACCTGGTCCGGGGGAACGTGGCCTCGGTGGACGCGGCAGCGGGCACGGCGGTCATCGAGACCGTGCTCGGCAAGGTCGAAGCCGCGTGCAGCCCCAAGGTCGCCGTGAACGAGCCCGCCTGTCTGTGCATCCGGGCCGAGGACACCCAGCCCGTGGGCGCGCCCGAGACCCGGTCCATGGCCTTCAGGGCCACGGTCACCCACGTGGTCTTCCAGGGCAGCGTCAAGATGGTCGAGGTGGAGGTGGCGGGCCAGCGCATCGTGGCCCGGCTGTCCCACGACGTCCCGGCCGAGCCCGGCGACTCCCTGGACCTGGCCGTGCCCAGCCACCGGCTGCGCGTGGTCCACGGCACGCCCCCCGAAGGAGGCGGCGCGCTATGAGCCTGAAGCGCATCGACCGCGTCCGGCAACTGACCCTGCTGGCCCTGACCGGGCCCAACGTCCTGTTCCTGGCCTTCTTTTGCGTGGCCCCCCTGGCCGTGCTCTTCAGCTACAGCTTTTTCCAGGTGGATTTCGTGGCCATCGTGCGCGATCCCACCCTGGCCAACTACGGCCGTGTCCTCGAAAGCTCGACCTACCGAGGCCTTGTGGTCAAGGCCCTGGTCTACGGCATCGGCATCGCGGCCCTGTGCTCGGTCATCGCCTACCCCCTGGCCTTCTTCATCGCGAAAAAGGTCAAGGTCTACAAGGCCGCCCTGCTGACCCTGCTGCTCATCCCGCTGTACACCGGCGACCTGATCCGCATCTTCGCCTGGCGCGTGGTCCTCGGGGCCGAGGGCGTGCTCAACTCCCTGCTCATGTGGCTCGGGATCATCAAGGAGCCCATCTGGGTGCTCCTGTTCTCCCCCTTTTCCACGGTGGTGGTCCTGACCTACAACTACCTGCCCTTCATGGTCCTGCCCCTGTGGGCGGCCCTGGAGGCCATGGACAACTCCTATCTCGAAGCCGCCATGGACCTGGGCTGCCGCCACATGGCCACCTTCTTCAAGGTGGTCCTGCCCCTGACCGGCGCGGGACTCATCGCGGGCTTCATGATGGTCTTCGTCCTGGTGGTCGGCGACTACCTGACCCCGCAGCTCATCGGCGGGTCCTCGGGCGTGACCGTGACCAGCGCCATCCACGACATGTTCGGCGCGGCCTTCGACTGGCCCACCGGCTCGGCGCTGGCCTGGGTGCTCCTGACCGCCATGGCCGCCTTCATCACGGCCACGGTCTATCTCTTCTACAAGTCCCCCTGGGGACGCGGCATCAGGGGGGCGAAATAATGCGCCTCTCCGGATGGGCCGCCCTGCGCGGCTACACCTTCGTGGTCTACGGTTTCGTCTATCTGCCGATCATGCTCATGGGCCTCTTTTCCCTGAACTCCTCGGACATGATCGCCTTCCCCCTGACCGGCTTCACCCTGGACTGGTACAACCAGATCCTCCACGACGGCCGCATCTTCAAGGGACTCGTGACGACCATGGCCGTGGCCTTCCCGGTGACGATCATCACCACGGTGCTCGGCTCCATGGCCGCCCTGGTCCTGACCCGCCACAAGTTCAAGGGCAAGACCGCCTTCCTGGCCCTGCTCGTGCTGCCCTTCTTCGTGCCCAAGCTCATCTTCGCCATCGCCCAGGTGACCTTCCTCAACGACGTGGGCATCCCCAAGGGCCTCTACACCGTGTGGATCTCCCAGGCCATGATCATCCTGCCCTTCGTCACCGTGATCATCGCCTCGGTCCTGTTCCGCGTGGACAAGCGGCTGGAGGAGGCCGCCGGCGACCTCGGGGCCACTCCCTGGCAGACCTTCCGCCGGGTGACGCTCCCCCTGATGAAGAACGGCATCCTGGCCGGATCGTTCATCTCCTTCGTCCTGTCCAACGCCGAATACACCGTCTCCTACTTCACCAGCGGCCGGGCCCAGCCCCTGTCCGTACTGGTCGCCTCGGACTTCCGGTTCCACCTCTCCCCGAGCCTGAACGCCCTGGCCATGCTCATCGTCTTCTTCAACATCCTGGTCATCGTGATCAGCGAATGGTTCCGGCGGCGCTCCGTGCAGGCCTGACCGGACATCGAGGCAACACAATGAAAATACTCATCAAAAACGGCCTGGTCGTGAACGCCGACCGCTCGGAGCACGCGGACGTGCTCATCGACGGCCAAACCATCCGGGAAGTGGGCGCGGACCTGGCCGCGGGCCCGGACTTCCGCGTCATCGACGCCGGGGGCCTCATGGTCATCCCCGGCGGCATCGACCCGCACACCCACCTGGAGATGCCCACCCCGGTGACCCGCACCGCCGACGGCTACGACAACGGCGGCCGCGCGGCCCTGTCCGGCGGGACCACCACGGTCATCGACTTCGTCAACCCCAAGTACGGCCAGTCCTACCTCGAAGCCTACGACGTCTGGATGGAGCGGGCCGCCAAGGCCACCTGCAACTACTCCTTCCACGTCACGGTCTCCTGGTTCAACGACGAGGTCGCCCGGGAGATGCGCACCCTGGTGGAGGAACGCGGGGTCAACTCCTTCAAGCACTTCACCACCTACAAGGGCTCCCTCATGCTCGAGCCCGAGCAGATGCTCGCCAGCTTCGCCCTGGCCCGCGAGCTGGGCGCGCTCTGCACCGTGCACGCCGAAAACGACGAGATCATCACCTACATGCAGCGCAAGCTCCTGGAAAAGGGCATCACTCAGCCCAGGGGCCACGTCCTGTCCCGCCCGCCCATCGCCGAGGGCGAAGCCACCTACCGGGCCATCGCCCTGGCCAGAATCGCGGGCGCGCCCATCTACATCGTGCACATGAGCTGCGAGGACGCCCTGCACGCGGTCGTCCGCGCCCAAGCCGCCGGGCAGGAGGTCTACGCCGAGTCCCTGTGCGGCCACCTGCTCCTGGACGAGTCCGTGTACTTCAACGATGACCCGGAAATCGCCGCCCGCTACGTCATGAGCCCGCCCTTCCGCTCCGCCGAACACCGCGAAGCGTTGTGGCAGGGGCTCGCCGACGGCCACATCCGGGTCATCGGCAGCGACAACTGCACCTTCACCCAGGCCCAGCGCAACCTGGGCCTCGACGACTTCACCAAGATTCCCAACGGCGCGCCCGGCCTCGAAGACCGCATGCGCATCGTCTTCAGCGAAGGCGTGGCCAAGGGCCGCCTCACCCCGGAACAGTTCGTCGCCGTGACCTCCACCAATGCCGCGAAAATCTTCAACATCCATCCGCGCAAGGGAGTCGTCGCGCCCGGCGCCGATGCCGACGTGGTCCTCTGGGACCCGAAAAAACAACACACCGTGTCGGTCAAGACCCACCGCCACGCCATCGACTACAGCATCTTCGAAGGCATGACCTTCACCGGCTCGCCGACCCTGACCATCCTCAACGGCGACGTGGTCTTCGAAAACGACCTCGTCACCAGCAACCCCGGCCAGGGCCGATTCATCCCCCGCCCCCCGCGCCAACGCATCCCCCCCTGCCACAGCTGACGCAGGCATGCCCGAAATGAAACGGCCGACGCGATCCTGGATCGCGTCGGCCGTTTCGTTTTGGAATGCCTCCGGCGGCCAGGGGGGAAACTTTTGGAAAAAGTTTCCCCCCTGGACCCCCCTTCCAAACTTTTTGTGTGCCTTCGGCAAGGGCGTGCGGCCGCGGCAAGCCCCCTGTCTTTTCCTTTTGGAGCGATTCCGACAGCGGCTCTTTTACCGCGTTCGCACTAGGCTTTCGAGAGTGGGTCATCCGTGCATTTTCTCCTGGGGGGCTTTCATCCTCACGTAGACGGCTACGCTGCGGTGAAAGCCCCCCAGGAGAAAATGTGCGGATGGCCCGCTATCGGAAGCCGCCCCCTATTCCAGCCCGTACCTCTTGATCTTGCGGTACAGCGTGGCGATGCCGATGCCCAGCTTGTTCGCCACACGTTCCTTGGCCGCCTTGGTGCCGGTCTCGTCGCCGAAGGCCTTGAGGGCCTGCTGGATGAGGGTGCGTTCCATGGTTTCGAGGTTGTAGTCGGCGTATTCGGATTCGCGCGCGCCGGAGCGGACCTTGAGGGGCAGGGACTCGCGGGTGATGACGGCCGGGGAATCGACCACGTTGGCCACGTATTCGATGGAGTTCTGCAATTCGCGAACGTTGCCGGGCCAGTGGTATTCGCTGACCGCGGTCCAGAAGGACTCCTTGATGGTCAGGATTTCCTTGTCCAGCCGGTCCATGCTCTGTTCGAGGAAGACCTTGGACAGCAGGTGGATGTCCCGGGGCCGTTCGCGCAGGGGCGGGATGTGGATGGGGATGACGTTGAGACGATAGTAGAGGTCTTCGCGGAAGGTGCCGTTGTGGACCATCTCCTCGAGGTTGCGGTTGGTGGCCGAAACCACGCGCACGTCGATGGCCGTGGGCTGGGTGGAGCCCAGCCGGGTGACCTCCCGCTGTTCCAGGGCGCGCAGGAGCTTGGCCTGGAGGTGCAGGGGCATGTCGCCTATCTCGTCGAGGAACAGGGTGCCGGTGTTGGCCTGCTCGAAGCGGCCCATCTTGCCCTTGGGGTTGGCCCCGGTGAAGGCCCCGCCCACGTAGCCGAAGAGCTCGCTTTCGAGCAGGGTCTCGGGGATGGCCCCGCAGTTGATGGCAACGAACGGGCCCTCCTTGCGGCCGCCCTCCTCGTTCAGGGCGCGGGCCACGAGCTCCTTGCCCGTGCCGGACTCGCCGGTGACCAGGACCGAGGAGTTGGAGTCCGCGAACCGGGCCACCTGTTCCTTGAGGGTGACGATGACGTCCGAGGTGCCGAGGATGGCGTCCAGGCCGAGACGCTCGTGGCTGGAGGCCAGGCGCAGGGCGTCGTCGTGCATGAGCTGGGCGTCGCGGAACATGAACATGCTCGAACTCTCGCCGTGCTGGAGGCGGTACTCGTTCCCGGCCACGTCGTGGGAGCGGCCCAGGAGGCTGACGGTGTATTCGGTGTACTGGAGCAGCCGGTTTTCGCCGCGCTTCAGGCGGACGGTGATGGCGTCCTGGCCCTCCAGGGGGAAGTCGAGGATCTGCTGGGCGGCGCGGTTGGAGCGGACGATGCGCCCGTCCTTGGCCAGCAGGAGCACGCCCTCGTCCACCTTGTCCACCACGGTCTCGAGCAGCTGGCCCAGGGCGCGGCTGCGGGCGAACTCCATGGACTCGACCACCTTGGAGGCGAGGATGTCGGCCATTTGGGCCAAAAAGTCGAAAAAGA
Proteins encoded:
- a CDS encoding ABC transporter permease, with the protein product MRLSGWAALRGYTFVVYGFVYLPIMLMGLFSLNSSDMIAFPLTGFTLDWYNQILHDGRIFKGLVTTMAVAFPVTIITTVLGSMAALVLTRHKFKGKTAFLALLVLPFFVPKLIFAIAQVTFLNDVGIPKGLYTVWISQAMIILPFVTVIIASVLFRVDKRLEEAAGDLGATPWQTFRRVTLPLMKNGILAGSFISFVLSNAEYTVSYFTSGRAQPLSVLVASDFRFHLSPSLNALAMLIVFFNILVIVISEWFRRRSVQA
- the hydA gene encoding dihydropyrimidinase — its product is MKILIKNGLVVNADRSEHADVLIDGQTIREVGADLAAGPDFRVIDAGGLMVIPGGIDPHTHLEMPTPVTRTADGYDNGGRAALSGGTTTVIDFVNPKYGQSYLEAYDVWMERAAKATCNYSFHVTVSWFNDEVAREMRTLVEERGVNSFKHFTTYKGSLMLEPEQMLASFALARELGALCTVHAENDEIITYMQRKLLEKGITQPRGHVLSRPPIAEGEATYRAIALARIAGAPIYIVHMSCEDALHAVVRAQAAGQEVYAESLCGHLLLDESVYFNDDPEIAARYVMSPPFRSAEHREALWQGLADGHIRVIGSDNCTFTQAQRNLGLDDFTKIPNGAPGLEDRMRIVFSEGVAKGRLTPEQFVAVTSTNAAKIFNIHPRKGVVAPGADADVVLWDPKKQHTVSVKTHRHAIDYSIFEGMTFTGSPTLTILNGDVVFENDLVTSNPGQGRFIPRPPRQRIPPCHS
- a CDS encoding sigma 54-interacting transcriptional regulator is translated as MEVNVENVPQDLWDISGAATQYAAVISRVLRVDVEIVDGNLYRVAGTGRFASLVGKQMSSASGVYRQVLKTGRPLVIREPGFSEFCADCPNWQACDETFEMSTPILYQGTVVGVIGFVCFTEEQKAHIQDNFEVFFDFLAQMADILASKVVESMEFARSRALGQLLETVVDKVDEGVLLLAKDGRIVRSNRAAQQILDFPLEGQDAITVRLKRGENRLLQYTEYTVSLLGRSHDVAGNEYRLQHGESSSMFMFRDAQLMHDDALRLASSHERLGLDAILGTSDVIVTLKEQVARFADSNSSVLVTGESGTGKELVARALNEEGGRKEGPFVAINCGAIPETLLESELFGYVGGAFTGANPKGKMGRFEQANTGTLFLDEIGDMPLHLQAKLLRALEQREVTRLGSTQPTAIDVRVVSATNRNLEEMVHNGTFREDLYYRLNVIPIHIPPLRERPRDIHLLSKVFLEQSMDRLDKEILTIKESFWTAVSEYHWPGNVRELQNSIEYVANVVDSPAVITRESLPLKVRSGARESEYADYNLETMERTLIQQALKAFGDETGTKAAKERVANKLGIGIATLYRKIKRYGLE